AATAGAAGCCACCAGGCGCACATGACTTGTGCTCTCCGTGCCTACTATTGAAAATTGCTGTCCATATATATCAACTGTCGTTTTCTTTTTTGAGTGGTTATCCAACGAAAAATCCTCCATTCTTGAGAATCCTAATCTTTATCATAACATGATATCTAGTATAATGGAAAGATAATGCCAATCAATATCTAGTATCAATCATTATTTTAAAAGAGGTGTCATCTCTTGTCCAATGCCGTTATTAAAATCGATCAGCCGACCATCCTGAAAATGAAATCCTATTACTCTTCGGATTTGGGCTCAAAGCTTCCGCCGGGTGCTGTATTTACTGCTAAATCAAATGGATGCACCATTACTGCCTATAAGTCTGGAAAAGTTCTGTTTCAGGGTAATCTGGCAGCGGAAGAAGCAGAAAAGTGGTCTAAGCCTGAGCAAAAGACTACTAAGAAACCTTCGAAGCCACTTACTGTTTTTAGTCCGCCGGCAAACATATCCACTCTCTCCATCATAGGATCGGATGAAGTCGGAACGGGTGACTTCTTCGGCCCGATCACTGTGGTTGCAGCCTATGTGAAAAAAGATCAGATTCCGCTGCTTCAGGAATTAGGTGTAAAAGATTCAAAGCATTTGAATGATAAACAAATTTCAGTCATTGCCAAAAATCTTCTATCTATAGTACCCTACAGTCTGCTGGTCCTGCATAATGAAAAATACAATCAGCTCCAGAACACCGGAATGTCCCA
The window above is part of the Metabacillus dongyingensis genome. Proteins encoded here:
- the rnhC gene encoding ribonuclease HIII codes for the protein MSNAVIKIDQPTILKMKSYYSSDLGSKLPPGAVFTAKSNGCTITAYKSGKVLFQGNLAAEEAEKWSKPEQKTTKKPSKPLTVFSPPANISTLSIIGSDEVGTGDFFGPITVVAAYVKKDQIPLLQELGVKDSKHLNDKQISVIAKNLLSIVPYSLLVLHNEKYNQLQNTGMSQGKMKAILHNQAINKLYDKIEPEVPEAVLIDQFAEPSIYFKHLSGISYRKENTFFSTKAEGIHLAVAAASILARYAFLKEMDRLSEKAGMTLPKGAGAKVDEAAAAIIAKKGESTLRSLTKFHFANTDKAKKLAARKKDR